AACTGACATCTTATGGCAGTAGTCAAGGATTGTTAAACCGGTTATCTGTTCATCTAGGGATCAAAAGGAATATACAAgtgattatttatttatttatttattaaatgGCAATTGTTGTTCCACACGACCTCACATCTCTTTCTTATTCTTGCTAATTGTTTTGATCTCAAATAAACTCATAGCTCGCTGCTACTGCTACTTTATGGCTATTGGCGCCCTATGAAAGCATCCATAACACTGACAATCTGCTATTCTTTTTGAAAGAGGATGGAACGTTGGACATAAGAGTGCCCTTCGAGGGCTGGAGGAACCTGTGAATACTTTTAGAAGCATTCTTGGTGTTCATATAATCCTTTGGATAATTTCATATGTTTCCTGAAGGACAAGGACAAAGTAATCCCAGTGTTCATACAATCACACTAAAAGCTGTTGATGCAGAGAAAATTAGATTCAGTTTATGTTGCTGGTGTTCTTGCCGTACATATAATTTTGATCCCTGCAGTTTGCTTCTTAGTACGGCTACCCCTTGGCCTTGGTAGCCATACTAAGAAGCTGTCTTGAAGATGTACATGTTTCTTTGCCAATGATTATATATATGTCAAATATTTACTCATTTTCCTTATCAATATATCAGCAGTCCATGTCTCACTTATTATTTATTTCGTTTGAACTAAACTAAATATACTTgatttgggttcatttgaaacTTTTATGCTTtgctaaaaaaaattagatttcaAAACATATTATAAACTTTTTGTTAAATGTAAGATCAACAAAGTGATTTATGGGGCTTTGATGGCATAGTAACATTCCCAAGCGATGTTTATCATTGCTGCATTGTTTCAGCAACATTCTGGTGATTTTACTCTGTGTTCTATAAGTTAATGGCAGAGAATGAGCTGTATTTCTAGTAGAAAACAATCAACGAGAAAACAAGAACCAACTGAAAATGCCCACCGAACAGCCACGCAATGACCTAGCGCTAGCGCTAGAAAGGTGGTGTGATGCCAACACAACCATCCAAACATCTGCCCCAAGAGGGCGCGTTCAAACAACCATGTGGATGCAGAAAGAGGGGAGCAGAGATGAGAGGCATGCATGTATTACCACACAAGTTTTTCCGAGCACTTGAGCCTGGCGCAATCTTTTGCAATTTATGCTTGGATGGGCACTCCCGCAGCTGGTGCGAAGCCAAGGTGGAGAATGGAATGTATTCTTCGCAAGCCACGCATTTCACCATGATACCTTGGACGAGGTAGTCGAGCTCACTGCAGCGAACATAGTTGACGATATCCCCACGGTAGCAGGGGCTACAAATGAGAACGTCACCAGAGATATGCTGCAACAAGGGTAGGATAGCATGAAGCCAAAATCAAATCAAACCAAACTGCATCCAAATTAATTCGGTCAGGTCAGAGCTGAGCTCACCCTGAAAATAGGAGGTCGGAGAGGAAGCTCGCATTCAGAGCAGACAAGTAGACTTGTCTTGATGCAGCCGCCCCCGTAAAACGCGAACTCCATCTGCTGTTCCGGAAGCTTGGGATCGACGACGTCGGTGTTGCACCTGTGTTCAAAAAACTTGCAGTAGGGGATGTATTCGCCCCCAGAGTCGCAGAAGATGCATTTGAACTTCATCTGAGCGATGGTGCGGTCCAGCAAACGGCAGTTGGAGATACATGCCTTTTCGTGTCGGCGGGTGCAGGCACCACAATAGATGTGGCCGCCAGCGCACTGCAAGGCCCAGAAGTGAAGTTGAGCTAGGAAAAAAAACGAAAACTTTGCGGGCTTTTCATCTCACCCACCGTGTACGCTTGGCCCCTGATCTGGTCAGGCCGGAGGGGTTGTTGGCAATATGCGCAATCCAGTACTAAATGGTTGATCTTGAGTTCAAACACACCCATCTCCTGCGATTGAATCTATCAAATTAAGCATCGTGGAGAAGCAATAGAGAGAAGAAgtaggaagaaggagaagcatcTAATGTAGCATCCTCCATGGTGGCTTACCCGGTTCCTTGGGGGCAGGACCGAGGCTTCCTTGGATCGGTCCTCCTCGGCCTTGTCCTCCTGGGGGCGGAGTCGCTCCTGCGCAGCAACGAACTCCTCCTCCATGAGGAGGTAGTCCTTGACCCGCTCGAGCTTGAGGAGGCGTAGGCGGCACTTGGAGAGCGACGCGACGTTGGGGATCTGGCCGCCACGAGACTGGTGGTTGTGACGGCCGGCCGGAGGCCCGCGACGGATGGCTGGATCAACGGGTGGGGCGGTGGCCCAGCTGGGAAGGACGAGACCGGCGGTCGGGGGATCCGCGGCACTGCTGGGCCGCTCGACGGCG
Above is a window of Panicum virgatum strain AP13 unplaced genomic scaffold, P.virgatum_v5 scaffold_4331, whole genome shotgun sequence DNA encoding:
- the LOC120694236 gene encoding uncharacterized protein LOC120694236, with the translated sequence MSSPTLTLSSPLPSTLLPPAARAALPPPAEPLAVERPSSAADPPTAGLVLPSWATAPPVDPAIRRGPPAGRHNHQSRGGQIPNVASLSKCRLRLLKLERVKDYLLMEEEFVAAQERLRPQEDKAEEDRSKEASVLPPRNREMGVFELKINHLVLDCAYCQQPLRPDQIRGQAYTCAGGHIYCGACTRRHEKACISNCRLLDRTIAQMKFKCIFCDSGGEYIPYCKFFEHRCNTDVVDPKLPEQQMEFAFYGGGCIKTSLLVCSECELPLRPPIFRHISGDVLICSPCYRGDIVNYVRCSELDYLVQGIMVKCVACEEYIPFSTLASHQLRECPSKHKLQKIAPGSSARKNLCDEEETERLSTCSSCIQGKNKQKAPYEVGKMDKHIVRGDEVGNDDDSLDDNHAESG